From Thermodesulforhabdaceae bacterium:
AAGTTAGACAACCTTGGCTATGGAAAATATCCTGATGTAGTGACGATGGTCCAGATTGAAGAGATGTTCAAATCCGGCGAAGTGAAGCGACCATCTAACGGAGAACCCATAACAAGTGTTGCCTTTGTGCTTTGCGCCGGATCGCGAGATCCTAACCACCTTCCCTACTGTTCTTCTTCATGCTGTGTGGAAGCACTAAAACAGGCGGCTTACTTCAAGGAAGCTAATCCTGATACTACGGTTTACATCTTCTACAAAGATATGCGAACTCCTGGAAACTATGAACTCTTTTACAAAAAGCTTCAGAAGGATGGGGTTTTCTTCGTGCGAGGCAACGTAACATCTGTTGACGATGACGGTTCTGGCAACCTTGTTGTCTCGGCGGAAGATGTGCTTACGAGAGCTCCCATCATGTCCGAAAGCGTGGAGCTTGTAGTTTTGGCAACAGGTATGGTGCCAACGACAGCTTTAGGAGAACCCTATCGGGCACCTCAAGCTGGACAGGAAGGAGAAGTGGAAATTCCAGCGGACGCTATTCTTGTATCCAACATTCTCAACCTGCAATACCGTCAGGGTCCTGAAGTGCCGGCATTGAAATACGGCTTCCCTGATTCTCACTTCATCTGCTTCCCCTATGAGTCTAGAAGAACCGGTATTTATCCTGCTGGATCGGTAAGAGCTCCAATGGATTATGCTCGAACTGTAGATGATGCCACTGGTGCAGCATTAAAAGCCATTCAGTGTGTTGAATTAACATCCAAGGGTATGGCTGTTCATCCCAGAGCTGGCGACATGAGCTATCCGCAGTTTTTCATGCAGAGGTGCACTCAGTGCAAGCGATGCACCGAAGAATGTCCTTTTGGAGCTATCAACGAGGATGAAAAGGCGAATCCACTTCCCAACCCAACTCGATGCCGCCGATGCGGTGTTTGTATGGGAGCCTGCCCGGAACGTATTATTTCGTTCAGAAACTACTCTGTTGGAATGATCGGCAACATGATCAAAGCCATCAATGTTCCGGACGAATACGAAGAAAAGCCTCGCATTCTCGTGCTTGCCTGCGAAAACGATGCATACCCCGCTTTCGACATGGCGGGATTAAGGCGTATCCAGTACAATTCCTGGGTGCGTATTATTCCGTTGCGATGCCTGGGTTCAATGAACATCATCTGGATTGCAGATGCTCTCTCTAAAGGCATAGATGGCATTATCCTGCTTGGATGCCGTCATGGCGACGATTATCAGTGTCATTTCATCAAAGGAAGCGAGCTTGCTAACATCCGTATGTCCAAAATTAAGGAAACTCTCGATCGACTAGCTCTGGAATCCGATCGAGTAAGAGTTGAGGAAGTTTCCATCACGGACTACCATCGACTTCCTCAAATTCTTGATAGCTTTGCGGAACGGCTTGCCGAACTTGGACCCAATCCATACAAAGGCTTCTAGCAAGCAGGAAGGAGATGAAGAAGATGGAACCGAAATATGTTTCTCGAGAGATGAGAGATTACATCATCGAGATGGGCGCCGAAACAATAAGCTGGTGCATGCAGTGTGGACTTTGCACGGCGCTATGCCCCTGGCGACTTGTTCCAGGCGAAACCAGTGAGAAATTCAGTATCCGATACATGCTTCGCTTAGGACAGATGGGCATGGAAGGTTTCGAAGATGAAACCGTGCTCTTTGCCTGTTCAACTTGCGGGATGTGTGTGAAAAACTGTCCTAGAGGCGTGAAAATCATCGACAATGTTAGAGCAATGCGAGCAAGCATTGTTGGTGGCGGAGTTGTTCCGGCAAATCTAAGACCAATACTTGGGAGTGCTCACGCTAACGGCAATCCCTGGGCGGGACCCAGAGAAAAAAGGACCGCATGGCAAGAAGG
This genomic window contains:
- a CDS encoding hydrogenase iron-sulfur subunit, whose product is MEKKIGFYVCAGCGIGEAIDVNALTELAKSEFQVEICRSHECLCQPEGVDIIKADIEKEGVNTIVVAACSPRVMYDIFDFGIDKVVERVNLREQVVWSHPAGDEDTQMMAEDQVRMGITKAKEVEPPDPFTAENMSTRILVVGGGLAGMTAAKEAAKAGYEVVLVEKDASLGGYLKTVYKLPPENSPYEVPEENPIDKLIQEVTQENRIKVYTSSSVASIAGGPCLFDVKISQNGSEATERVGAIVLATGAIPYDATKLDNLGYGKYPDVVTMVQIEEMFKSGEVKRPSNGEPITSVAFVLCAGSRDPNHLPYCSSSCCVEALKQAAYFKEANPDTTVYIFYKDMRTPGNYELFYKKLQKDGVFFVRGNVTSVDDDGSGNLVVSAEDVLTRAPIMSESVELVVLATGMVPTTALGEPYRAPQAGQEGEVEIPADAILVSNILNLQYRQGPEVPALKYGFPDSHFICFPYESRRTGIYPAGSVRAPMDYARTVDDATGAALKAIQCVELTSKGMAVHPRAGDMSYPQFFMQRCTQCKRCTEECPFGAINEDEKANPLPNPTRCRRCGVCMGACPERIISFRNYSVGMIGNMIKAINVPDEYEEKPRILVLACENDAYPAFDMAGLRRIQYNSWVRIIPLRCLGSMNIIWIADALSKGIDGIILLGCRHGDDYQCHFIKGSELANIRMSKIKETLDRLALESDRVRVEEVSITDYHRLPQILDSFAERLAELGPNPYKGF